One genomic window of Acidobacteriota bacterium includes the following:
- a CDS encoding DUF1489 domain-containing protein, whose amino-acid sequence MTIHMVKLCVGADTIDDLADWQARQMKKLANPVHHTRMAPKRAEEMLDGGSIYWVIKRAIRVRQRIVDLRAVEDDEGRAMCELVFDPVLVRTYAQPKRPFQGWRYLKPGEAPRDLKSGEAAVDLPPSLDEALKSAGVW is encoded by the coding sequence ATGACGATTCACATGGTGAAGCTCTGCGTCGGCGCCGACACGATCGACGACCTCGCCGACTGGCAGGCGCGCCAGATGAAGAAACTGGCCAATCCCGTCCACCACACCCGCATGGCGCCGAAGCGCGCCGAGGAAATGCTTGACGGTGGGTCGATCTACTGGGTGATCAAGCGGGCCATCCGCGTGCGCCAGCGGATCGTCGACCTGCGGGCGGTCGAGGACGATGAGGGGCGCGCGATGTGCGAGCTCGTATTCGACCCGGTGCTGGTGCGCACCTATGCCCAGCCGAAGCGGCCTTTCCAGGGATGGCGCTACCTGAAGCCCGGCGAGGCGCCGCGCGACCTGAAATCGGGCGAAGCGGCCGTGGACCTGCCCCCGAGCCTTGATGAAGCGCTGAAAAGCGCAGGCGTCTGGTAG
- a CDS encoding Glu/Leu/Phe/Val dehydrogenase: protein MFDNPSFDGHEGVHAFHDAATGLKCVIAVHSTALGPAAGGCRMWNYPTGDAMLTDVLRLSQGMSYKNAMAGIPLGGGKAVIWGDPKSGKSPELFRAFGRAVESLAGVYYTAEDVGVDVSDMTVVREETRYVAGLDEGAAASGDPSPVTARGVYLGIREVARRLFGTDDLNGRTIAVQGVGSVGGYTCDHLAAAGAKLIITDIDQEALAEVARRTGAQVVAPADIYDVEADIFSPNALGAVVNEKTLARLKVKGIAGGANNQLVVPEMGEFLRRKGILYAPDYVINGGGIINVAAEISGSYSREWVDATLARLIVTLGDVLDEALRNNQPTNYVADRIARARIAAARPIT, encoded by the coding sequence ATGTTTGATAACCCCTCGTTTGACGGCCATGAGGGCGTTCATGCCTTCCACGACGCCGCCACCGGCCTGAAATGCGTGATCGCGGTGCATTCCACGGCGCTTGGCCCCGCCGCAGGTGGCTGCCGGATGTGGAACTACCCGACCGGCGACGCGATGCTCACCGATGTACTGCGCCTGTCGCAGGGCATGAGCTACAAGAATGCGATGGCCGGCATCCCGCTGGGAGGCGGCAAGGCGGTGATCTGGGGTGATCCGAAGTCCGGCAAGTCCCCAGAGCTGTTCCGGGCGTTCGGGCGCGCCGTCGAAAGCCTCGCCGGCGTCTATTACACCGCCGAAGATGTGGGCGTGGATGTCTCCGACATGACGGTCGTGCGCGAAGAGACCCGGTACGTGGCGGGCCTCGATGAAGGCGCAGCGGCCAGCGGCGATCCATCGCCGGTGACCGCGCGCGGGGTGTATCTCGGCATCCGGGAAGTCGCGCGGCGCCTGTTCGGGACGGACGACCTCAACGGACGCACGATCGCGGTCCAGGGTGTCGGATCGGTGGGGGGCTATACCTGTGACCATCTCGCCGCCGCGGGCGCAAAGCTGATCATCACAGACATCGACCAGGAAGCGCTGGCCGAGGTGGCCCGGCGGACGGGCGCGCAGGTCGTGGCGCCGGCAGATATTTATGACGTGGAAGCCGACATCTTCTCCCCGAACGCGCTAGGCGCGGTGGTCAACGAGAAGACGCTGGCGCGCCTCAAGGTCAAAGGCATCGCTGGCGGCGCCAACAACCAGCTGGTCGTGCCCGAGATGGGCGAGTTCCTGCGGCGCAAGGGTATCCTCTATGCGCCGGATTATGTGATCAATGGCGGCGGCATCATCAACGTGGCGGCCGAGATTTCGGGCAGCTATTCGCGCGAATGGGTCGACGCGACCCTTGCGCGCCTGATCGTCACGCTGGGCGACGTACTCGACGAAGCGCTCAGGAATAATCAGCCCACGAACTATGTGGCCGACCGGATCGCTCGGGCGCGGATCGCGGCTGCGCGGCCAATTACGTAG
- a CDS encoding universal stress protein has protein sequence MSIYAVLQGVVDTDRETTQSAVALARLLKRPLTGVCALPDPQSALMVVTTPESAGISAAAAKSLIDLQKDMLEAAESAFRDATASSGVDSTFLHRVGTAEGIAASAATLSEAIVFPRSAAQSGEPLSIAFDHVMMDERLPLILAGNKPYAAGPVIIGWDGSSGAARAVRFHAPLIEAAGEVIVAQNRQDAERDGARPQVSPDSLVKWLGYRGVNCRTEAIEGDVAGALLGLADRSGATLIVAGAYGHSRLGERLFGGTSRRLLAADVAPALALAR, from the coding sequence ATGTCGATTTATGCCGTGCTGCAAGGAGTGGTCGATACTGACCGCGAAACCACCCAATCCGCCGTCGCGCTGGCGCGGCTCCTGAAACGACCGCTCACCGGCGTGTGCGCCTTGCCGGATCCGCAATCCGCCCTGATGGTGGTCACCACGCCGGAATCTGCCGGCATTTCGGCCGCCGCCGCAAAAAGCCTTATCGACCTGCAGAAGGACATGCTTGAAGCGGCAGAAAGCGCGTTTCGCGACGCGACCGCATCAAGCGGCGTTGACAGCACGTTCCTGCACCGCGTCGGAACCGCCGAGGGCATTGCGGCGAGCGCTGCGACCTTGTCCGAGGCCATCGTCTTTCCTCGCAGCGCTGCGCAAAGCGGTGAGCCGCTGTCGATCGCGTTCGATCATGTGATGATGGACGAACGCCTGCCGCTCATCCTCGCCGGCAACAAGCCCTATGCGGCTGGCCCCGTGATCATCGGCTGGGATGGTTCGAGCGGCGCAGCGCGCGCCGTGCGTTTCCATGCGCCGTTGATCGAAGCCGCGGGCGAGGTGATCGTTGCGCAGAACCGGCAGGACGCGGAGCGCGATGGCGCGCGGCCGCAAGTGTCGCCGGACTCGCTGGTGAAATGGCTTGGCTATCGCGGCGTGAACTGCCGCACGGAAGCGATTGAGGGCGACGTGGCCGGCGCGCTGCTGGGCCTTGCCGACCGGTCTGGCGCGACATTGATCGTAGCCGGAGCATATGGACATTCGCGCCTGGGAGAGCGCCTGTTTGGCGGAACCAGCCGCCGTTTGCTGGCTGCCGATGTGGCGCCGGCGCTCGCGCTGGCACGCTAG
- a CDS encoding amidohydrolase, which translates to MQIRILCLAALASLALVACEAPGSRDSKKADAEPAAEAFPSTYKAYPSETLFITNATVLDGAGGLIENGSVLIEGGKITAVGTDLKAPEGAATLNASGKWVTPGIIDNHSHLGAYPSPGVDSQADGNEISAPVTAEVWVEHSVWPQDPGFTRALAGGITSLQILPGSANLFGGRGVTLKNVPSRTVQGMKFPGAPYTLKMACGENPKRVYGYGKGSPGGAPYSRMGNVAGYRDAWIKATDYKKQRDKARNGGGEPPKRDLELETLAGVLDGDILVHMHCYRADEMAQIMDISKEFGYKVTAFHHAVESYKIADKLAEYGACSSMWADWYGFKMEAYDGIPENIPLVHNAGACAIVHSDSEVGIQRLNQEAAKAWADGKRIGIDIPIEEAWQWLSLNPARSLGIDDKTGSLEPGKMADVVVWSANPFSTYAKAEKVYIDGALMFDRDVPASRPVMDFELGQPGEGDRK; encoded by the coding sequence ATGCAAATCCGAATTCTGTGCCTGGCCGCCCTGGCCAGCCTGGCGCTCGTGGCGTGTGAAGCGCCGGGCAGCCGCGACAGCAAAAAGGCTGATGCCGAGCCGGCCGCCGAAGCCTTCCCGTCGACTTACAAGGCGTATCCGTCGGAAACATTGTTCATCACCAACGCGACCGTGCTCGATGGCGCGGGCGGGCTGATCGAGAATGGCTCGGTGCTGATTGAAGGCGGCAAGATCACGGCAGTCGGCACCGACCTGAAAGCGCCGGAAGGCGCCGCGACGCTGAATGCCAGCGGCAAGTGGGTTACGCCGGGCATCATCGACAATCACAGCCACCTCGGGGCCTATCCCTCGCCGGGCGTTGATTCGCAGGCGGACGGAAACGAGATCTCTGCGCCGGTCACGGCGGAAGTCTGGGTCGAGCATTCGGTCTGGCCGCAGGATCCGGGCTTCACGCGCGCTCTGGCGGGCGGCATCACCTCGCTGCAGATCCTGCCGGGCAGTGCGAACCTGTTCGGTGGGCGCGGCGTGACGCTCAAGAACGTACCCTCGCGCACGGTGCAGGGCATGAAGTTTCCCGGCGCGCCCTACACGCTGAAGATGGCGTGCGGCGAGAACCCGAAGCGCGTCTATGGCTATGGCAAGGGTTCACCCGGCGGCGCGCCTTACTCGCGAATGGGCAACGTTGCGGGCTATCGCGATGCCTGGATCAAGGCGACCGACTACAAGAAGCAGCGCGACAAGGCGCGCAACGGTGGCGGCGAACCGCCGAAGCGCGACCTTGAGCTGGAAACGCTGGCCGGTGTGCTGGATGGCGACATCCTCGTCCACATGCACTGCTACCGCGCCGACGAGATGGCCCAGATCATGGATATCTCGAAGGAGTTCGGCTACAAGGTCACCGCCTTCCACCATGCCGTCGAGAGCTACAAGATCGCCGACAAGCTGGCGGAGTACGGTGCGTGTTCGTCGATGTGGGCGGATTGGTACGGCTTCAAGATGGAGGCCTATGACGGCATCCCGGAGAACATACCGCTGGTCCACAATGCCGGCGCCTGCGCGATCGTCCACTCGGACAGCGAAGTGGGCATCCAGCGCCTGAACCAGGAGGCCGCAAAGGCCTGGGCGGACGGCAAGCGCATCGGCATCGACATTCCGATCGAGGAGGCGTGGCAATGGCTATCGTTGAACCCGGCGCGGTCGCTCGGCATCGACGACAAGACGGGCAGCCTCGAGCCCGGCAAGATGGCCGATGTGGTGGTCTGGTCCGCTAATCCGTTCAGCACGTATGCGAAAGCCGAAAAGGTCTACATCGACGGCGCGCTGATGTTCGACCGCGATGTGCCGGCGAGCCGCCCGGTGATGGATTTCGAACTTGGCCAGCCCGGAGAAGGAGACCGTAAATGA
- a CDS encoding TrkH family potassium uptake protein has product MQLRPVIYALGMMILLVTAAMIPCALIDIADGTDKQHVFVMSGAISFLVGSLLWVMARSDDLNIGQREAFLLTVSIWVVINAVGALPFLVSGYSITDAFFESVSGMTTTGATVLVGLDTMPRGLLLWRSILHWIGGVGIIVTAVAVLPQLRVGGMQLFNLESSDRTGKFLPKVSDIAAYIGFAYVTLTALCALLYGITGMNWFDAINHSMSTLSAGGFSTYDASFGTFNGTGAIYVAIVFMSVAAMPFSLFAIMLLNGRPGPLLRDPQPRVFLGIGIVVSVIVILYREASFTQATFSERWNEGVQAVFNVFSVLSGTGFATAPYDTWGPPVAAVLLFVTFLGGCAGSAAGGIKMFRLEITSKALIAWSQRMVQPHRKAPIRYGGRVVDEDTLQSVMVFLFLYLVTFMVGAALLSFTGLDTMSAISGAAACISNVGPGLGPVVGPSTNYGILSDASKWVCTVMMLLGRLEFLVVFVVLTPRFWRG; this is encoded by the coding sequence ATGCAGCTCCGCCCCGTCATCTACGCGCTCGGAATGATGATCCTGCTGGTCACGGCGGCGATGATCCCCTGCGCCCTGATCGACATCGCCGACGGCACCGACAAGCAGCACGTCTTCGTGATGTCCGGCGCCATCTCCTTCCTCGTCGGCAGCCTCCTGTGGGTCATGGCCCGCAGCGACGACCTCAACATCGGCCAGCGCGAAGCCTTCCTCCTGACCGTCAGCATCTGGGTGGTCATCAACGCGGTCGGCGCCCTGCCCTTCCTCGTGTCCGGCTATTCGATCACTGACGCCTTCTTCGAGAGCGTGTCCGGCATGACGACGACCGGGGCCACCGTGCTCGTCGGGCTCGATACAATGCCCCGCGGGCTTCTCCTCTGGCGCTCCATCCTTCACTGGATCGGCGGCGTCGGCATCATCGTGACGGCGGTGGCCGTGCTGCCGCAGCTCCGGGTCGGAGGCATGCAGCTGTTCAACCTCGAAAGCTCGGACCGCACGGGCAAGTTCCTGCCCAAGGTGTCGGATATCGCCGCGTATATCGGCTTCGCCTATGTGACGCTCACCGCGCTGTGCGCGCTGCTCTACGGAATCACCGGCATGAACTGGTTCGATGCGATCAACCACTCCATGTCGACCCTCTCGGCCGGCGGCTTCTCGACCTACGACGCCTCGTTCGGCACGTTCAACGGCACCGGCGCGATCTATGTGGCAATCGTGTTCATGTCGGTCGCCGCAATGCCGTTCAGCCTGTTCGCCATCATGCTGCTCAATGGCCGCCCCGGCCCGCTGCTGCGCGATCCCCAGCCGCGCGTTTTCCTTGGCATCGGCATCGTCGTGTCGGTCATCGTCATCCTCTACCGCGAGGCAAGTTTCACCCAGGCGACCTTCAGCGAGCGCTGGAACGAAGGCGTGCAGGCGGTGTTCAACGTGTTCTCGGTCCTGTCGGGCACCGGCTTCGCCACCGCACCTTACGACACATGGGGCCCGCCGGTTGCCGCCGTGCTACTGTTCGTCACCTTCCTTGGCGGGTGTGCCGGCTCGGCCGCCGGCGGCATCAAGATGTTCCGTCTGGAGATCACGTCCAAGGCGCTCATCGCCTGGTCGCAGCGCATGGTCCAGCCGCACCGCAAGGCGCCGATCCGCTATGGCGGGCGCGTCGTCGACGAAGACACGCTCCAGTCGGTGATGGTGTTCCTGTTCCTGTATCTCGTGACCTTCATGGTCGGCGCGGCGCTGCTCTCGTTCACCGGACTCGATACCATGTCCGCCATCTCCGGCGCTGCAGCCTGCATTTCCAACGTCGGTCCGGGCCTCGGTCCCGTCGTCGGCCCTTCGACAAACTACGGCATCCTCAGCGACGCCTCGAAGTGGGTCTGTACCGTGATGATGCTGCTTGGCCGGCTCGAATTCCTGGTCGTTTTCGTCGTCCTCACGCCGCGTTTCTGGCGCGGTTGA
- a CDS encoding TonB-dependent receptor, whose amino-acid sequence MPSYSSFRRMIAGASFIALSAFAAPALAQSTDDESEARLGAVIVTAQRVEEDLQDVPISVSTLSDEKLDTLKSSGADVRFLSARVPSVIAESSFGRAFPRFYIRGIGNTDFDLNASQPVSLVYDDVPYESPILKGFPVFDLEQIEVLRGPQGTLFGRNTPGGIIKFDSRKPQDEFEAYIRAAYGNYNTRDFEGALNLPVIDDVLAVRVSGLYQERDPYVDNAFTGEDDRYEGFKEVAGRGQVLFTPQGHDFTALLNLHARSNDGDARLFRANIIDAGRKGLGAGFDRDTVFFDGQNFLTQDTSGVTLRLDKGLTKSVTATYVFGYETAEIESRGDIDGGFGAAFLGAGNFGPGFIPFPSESSGAVDDLEQTTHELRLAYDAGGALRGQAGVFLFNEDVFITSLSFDSLTPGQPENGRATRSGKTDSIGIFASLSYDLTDKLTVAGGARWTDEEKDFTVERLTSPIGAGPLGPITGSTSDDDISWDISATYAYTDDLNLYARIARGFRGPSTQGRLVFGEDFSTADSETVLSYEAGAKSEMLDGRLRLNGNVFFYNLEGQQLTIVGGINNTVALFNGDKGEGYGFEIDAEAVPLDNLFVTAGLSYNKTEIKDDVLLAPGCGGGCTVLDPAVFDGLGNLLGYNISGNSFPNAPEWIANMTARYAIPVMGGEYYGYTDWAYKGQTNFFLYDSVEFGQEGYWEGGLKFGYKSDRGYDASVFVRNILDEEALEGAIDFNNLTGFVNEPRTYGVQVRFDF is encoded by the coding sequence ATGCCGTCCTACTCCTCGTTCCGCCGCATGATTGCCGGCGCCAGCTTCATCGCGCTCTCGGCCTTCGCCGCGCCCGCGCTCGCCCAGTCCACGGACGACGAATCAGAAGCCCGGCTCGGCGCTGTCATCGTCACGGCGCAGCGGGTGGAGGAAGATCTCCAGGATGTGCCGATCTCGGTGTCGACCCTGTCGGACGAAAAACTCGACACGCTCAAATCATCTGGCGCCGATGTGCGCTTCCTCTCGGCCCGCGTGCCCAGCGTCATCGCCGAAAGCTCGTTCGGACGCGCATTCCCTCGCTTCTACATCCGCGGCATCGGCAACACAGATTTCGACCTCAACGCCTCCCAGCCGGTGAGCCTCGTCTACGACGACGTGCCCTACGAGAGCCCGATCCTGAAGGGCTTCCCGGTGTTCGACCTCGAGCAGATCGAAGTCCTCCGCGGACCCCAGGGCACGCTGTTCGGCCGCAATACGCCGGGCGGCATCATCAAGTTCGACTCGCGCAAGCCGCAGGATGAATTCGAAGCCTACATCCGCGCCGCCTACGGCAACTACAACACCCGCGATTTCGAAGGCGCACTGAACCTGCCCGTCATCGACGACGTGCTGGCGGTGCGCGTCTCGGGGCTCTACCAGGAGCGCGACCCATACGTTGACAACGCCTTCACCGGCGAAGACGACCGTTATGAGGGCTTCAAGGAAGTCGCAGGCCGGGGCCAGGTGCTATTCACGCCGCAAGGCCATGACTTCACCGCGCTCCTGAACCTGCACGCACGCTCGAATGATGGCGACGCGCGCCTGTTCCGCGCCAACATCATCGATGCCGGCCGCAAGGGCCTCGGCGCCGGCTTCGACCGAGATACCGTGTTCTTCGATGGCCAGAACTTCCTGACGCAGGACACCTCCGGCGTCACGTTGCGTCTCGACAAGGGCCTGACCAAGTCCGTCACGGCGACCTACGTCTTCGGCTATGAAACGGCCGAAATCGAAAGCCGCGGCGACATCGATGGCGGCTTCGGTGCTGCCTTCCTCGGCGCCGGCAATTTCGGACCGGGCTTCATCCCGTTCCCTTCGGAAAGCTCCGGCGCTGTCGATGACCTCGAGCAGACGACGCACGAACTGCGTCTTGCCTATGATGCCGGCGGCGCCCTGCGCGGCCAGGCCGGCGTCTTCCTGTTCAACGAGGATGTCTTCATCACCTCGCTCAGCTTCGACTCCCTGACGCCCGGCCAACCCGAAAACGGCCGCGCGACCCGCTCGGGCAAGACGGACAGTATCGGCATCTTCGCCTCCCTCTCCTACGATCTAACGGACAAGCTGACGGTCGCCGGCGGTGCGCGCTGGACGGACGAGGAGAAGGATTTCACCGTCGAGCGGCTCACAAGCCCCATTGGCGCCGGGCCGCTCGGACCGATCACCGGCAGCACATCCGACGACGACATCAGCTGGGACATTTCGGCCACTTATGCGTACACGGACGACCTGAACCTGTATGCGCGCATCGCGCGCGGCTTCCGCGGCCCCTCAACCCAGGGCCGCCTCGTCTTCGGCGAAGACTTCTCGACCGCCGACTCCGAAACAGTGCTGTCCTACGAGGCGGGGGCAAAGAGCGAAATGCTCGACGGCCGCCTGCGGCTCAACGGCAACGTGTTCTTCTACAACCTTGAAGGCCAGCAGCTCACCATCGTGGGCGGCATCAACAATACCGTCGCGCTGTTCAACGGCGACAAGGGCGAAGGCTACGGATTTGAAATCGACGCCGAAGCCGTTCCGCTCGACAACCTGTTCGTCACGGCGGGCCTTTCCTACAACAAGACCGAGATCAAGGATGATGTGCTGCTGGCGCCCGGTTGCGGCGGCGGCTGCACGGTACTCGATCCGGCTGTGTTCGACGGCCTCGGCAACCTGCTCGGCTACAACATCTCTGGCAATTCGTTCCCGAATGCGCCCGAGTGGATCGCCAACATGACTGCTCGCTACGCCATCCCGGTGATGGGCGGCGAGTATTACGGCTACACCGACTGGGCCTACAAGGGCCAGACGAACTTCTTCCTGTATGACAGCGTCGAGTTCGGCCAGGAAGGCTATTGGGAAGGCGGCTTGAAGTTCGGTTACAAGTCCGACCGCGGCTATGATGCCTCCGTCTTTGTGCGGAACATCCTGGATGAAGAGGCGCTCGAAGGCGCGATCGACTTCAATAACCTGACAGGCTTTGTGAACGAGCCGCGCACCTATGGCGTGCAGGTGCGTTTCGACTTCTAG
- a CDS encoding GNAT family N-acetyltransferase: MALTLHALFRGQTREAAMSHTASEFASFEARVVAPHALTPSDEAAWNALRAAHPDYDTPLLSPAFAKTVGAGRTDARVALLSDTAGLVAVLAFHQRPDGLGRPLGAPFCDYAGPVVRRDCALSLSQIIALAGLGGYRTQAMLDPWNRFEGERTGGTSSRLVRLENSPADYLEARRAEYPKRFKNFRRLESLMRREGHAPVLKWGHLDAALRDQLYAYKSVQYRASGLVDLTTAARARAVLDSVEQSPAGFQASLWTGDTLVSADFGFREGAAFHPWIAAYNPDFAAYSPGNIFQKQVIENLAAMGLSSYDLAEGHDHYKKYFTNSGRTLYSVDITASGARGWWLTAQRKAWDAAGARREGSPASRLKRRSDHGAACYARTHEKLADLVTALHKRGVSATPVSGHAADAD, translated from the coding sequence ATGGCATTGACCCTGCATGCCCTGTTCCGAGGACAGACGCGCGAGGCAGCCATGTCGCACACGGCATCAGAATTTGCGAGCTTCGAAGCCCGGGTGGTGGCGCCCCACGCCTTGACCCCGTCTGATGAGGCGGCCTGGAACGCGCTGCGCGCGGCGCATCCCGACTATGATACGCCGTTGCTGTCACCGGCCTTCGCGAAAACGGTGGGCGCCGGCCGCACCGACGCGCGCGTTGCGCTGCTTTCGGACACCGCCGGGCTTGTGGCGGTGCTGGCCTTCCATCAACGCCCCGACGGTCTTGGCCGGCCGCTTGGCGCGCCGTTTTGCGATTATGCCGGGCCGGTCGTGCGCCGCGACTGTGCGCTGAGCCTTTCGCAGATCATCGCGCTGGCAGGCCTCGGGGGCTACCGCACCCAGGCGATGCTCGATCCATGGAACAGGTTTGAAGGCGAACGCACCGGGGGCACAAGCTCGCGACTCGTTCGTCTTGAGAACTCGCCGGCTGATTACCTCGAGGCGCGCCGGGCTGAATATCCGAAGCGGTTCAAGAATTTCCGCCGGCTTGAAAGCCTGATGCGCCGCGAAGGCCATGCGCCGGTGCTGAAGTGGGGCCACCTCGACGCGGCGCTGCGCGATCAGCTGTATGCGTACAAGTCTGTGCAGTACCGCGCGAGCGGCCTCGTCGATCTCACGACGGCGGCGCGGGCGCGGGCAGTGCTGGACAGCGTCGAGCAAAGCCCGGCGGGATTTCAGGCCAGCCTCTGGACTGGCGATACGCTGGTAAGCGCCGACTTCGGATTTCGCGAAGGGGCCGCCTTTCATCCGTGGATCGCCGCCTACAATCCCGACTTCGCGGCCTATTCACCCGGAAACATCTTCCAGAAACAGGTGATCGAAAATCTCGCGGCCATGGGACTTTCGAGCTACGATCTCGCCGAAGGGCATGATCACTACAAGAAGTATTTCACCAATTCCGGCCGCACGCTTTACAGCGTCGACATCACCGCGAGCGGCGCGCGGGGCTGGTGGCTGACGGCGCAGCGCAAGGCCTGGGACGCCGCCGGCGCGCGCCGCGAAGGTTCGCCTGCTAGCCGCCTGAAACGGCGCAGCGATCACGGCGCGGCCTGTTATGCCCGCACCCACGAAAAGCTCGCAGACCTGGTGACGGCGCTGCACAAGCGCGGTGTTTCCGCCACACCGGTTTCAGGACACGCCGCCGACGCAGACTGA
- a CDS encoding amidohydrolase family protein, whose amino-acid sequence MIRRLLLSLAALAASHTAAAEPVAIYGDTVWTGTSQGTITNGVVVINNGRIVSVGPAGAGVPAGATEVRAKWVTPGLISAFSRTGLAEVSGVDDANDTGAPKSEFSAALNAADGFNPDDTAIAVSRVGGFTRLAVAPSARTKLFGGQGFLADTTGEEDSAFRPRAFAYIVLGETGASLSGGSRPAAWATLRGAFDDVRMFGARYMSHNEGNVLTRMDAQALMPAVKGEQLIVFQASRASDLNAIMDFKEQNPSLKIAIVGADEGWRVADRLAALDIPVIVDAFSNLPATFSQLAATSENAKRLSEAGVTVAIVNLDNDSHLARLATQIAGNAVANGMSFDAAMESLTTAPAEIFGMTGLGVLAPGARADVVAWDGDPLEVASAPSAVFIDGETQSMVTRQTKLRDRYRTLDESQKPFAYRH is encoded by the coding sequence ATGATCCGCCGCCTGCTTCTCAGCCTTGCCGCGCTCGCTGCGTCCCACACCGCCGCCGCCGAACCGGTAGCGATTTATGGCGACACCGTCTGGACCGGCACCAGCCAGGGCACGATCACCAACGGTGTCGTCGTCATCAACAATGGCCGCATCGTTTCGGTTGGGCCCGCCGGCGCAGGTGTGCCGGCCGGCGCCACGGAAGTGCGCGCCAAATGGGTGACGCCCGGCCTGATCTCGGCCTTCTCGCGCACCGGCCTTGCCGAAGTCAGCGGCGTGGACGATGCGAACGATACCGGCGCCCCGAAGTCCGAATTCTCGGCCGCACTGAATGCGGCGGATGGGTTCAATCCGGATGACACGGCGATTGCCGTCTCCCGCGTCGGCGGCTTCACCCGGCTCGCCGTGGCGCCCTCGGCACGCACGAAGCTGTTCGGCGGACAGGGATTCCTCGCCGACACGACGGGCGAGGAAGACAGCGCATTCCGTCCGCGGGCGTTCGCCTACATCGTGCTCGGCGAAACGGGGGCGTCGCTGTCGGGCGGGTCGCGGCCTGCGGCCTGGGCCACCTTGCGCGGCGCGTTCGATGACGTGCGCATGTTCGGCGCGCGTTACATGAGCCACAATGAGGGCAACGTGCTGACCCGGATGGACGCGCAGGCGCTTATGCCGGCGGTGAAGGGCGAGCAGCTGATCGTGTTCCAGGCGAGCCGGGCGAGCGACCTCAACGCAATCATGGATTTCAAGGAGCAGAACCCGTCGCTGAAGATTGCGATTGTCGGCGCGGATGAAGGCTGGCGGGTGGCCGACCGCCTTGCCGCGCTCGACATTCCGGTGATCGTCGATGCGTTCTCGAACCTGCCGGCGACGTTCTCGCAGCTGGCCGCGACCAGCGAGAACGCAAAGCGACTGTCGGAAGCCGGCGTGACGGTGGCGATCGTGAACCTCGACAATGACAGCCATCTTGCGCGCCTTGCGACCCAGATCGCGGGCAATGCCGTCGCCAACGGCATGTCGTTCGATGCCGCGATGGAAAGCCTGACGACGGCGCCGGCCGAGATTTTTGGCATGACGGGGCTCGGCGTTCTGGCGCCCGGCGCGCGGGCCGATGTCGTGGCCTGGGACGGCGATCCGCTGGAAGTGGCTTCGGCGCCGAGCGCGGTTTTCATCGACGGCGAGACGCAGTCGATGGTGACCCGCCAGACCAAGCTGCGCGACCGTTACCGCACGCTGGACGAGAGCCAGAAGCCGTTCGCCTACAGGCACTGA
- a CDS encoding sulfite exporter TauE/SafE family protein, with translation MTDFLSQYGFLIISLVAVGLFAGLVAGMFGIGGGAVIVPVLFFLFDGMGFSETAMHVAVATSLATIILTSMRSVAAHNKRGAVDWEVIRGWAPWIMFGAACGIGLSGLMSRQMLLGLFGTLLFLLAAQLAFGRPTWRLAEQMPTGAARAGFGTSVGILSALMGIGGGTFGVSLMTLCGVAIHRAVATAAGWGVAIGLPGAIAAIFVGWGRDGLPPLSMGFVNLPAFALISVFTVMMAPVGAALAHKLPADNLRKLFGLLLAIVAARMVWQAAGG, from the coding sequence ATGACCGACTTTCTCAGCCAGTACGGCTTCCTCATCATTTCGCTTGTTGCTGTCGGCCTGTTCGCCGGACTGGTGGCAGGGATGTTCGGAATTGGCGGCGGCGCGGTGATCGTGCCGGTGCTCTTCTTCCTGTTCGACGGGATGGGATTTTCCGAGACCGCGATGCACGTCGCCGTGGCGACCTCGCTGGCGACGATCATCCTGACGTCCATGCGCAGCGTCGCAGCTCACAACAAGCGCGGCGCGGTTGACTGGGAGGTGATCCGGGGCTGGGCCCCGTGGATCATGTTCGGCGCGGCCTGCGGGATCGGCCTGTCGGGCCTGATGTCGCGGCAGATGCTGCTCGGCCTGTTTGGCACGCTGTTGTTCCTGCTCGCGGCCCAGCTCGCCTTCGGGCGGCCGACCTGGCGGCTCGCCGAGCAGATGCCAACCGGCGCCGCGCGCGCCGGATTCGGCACGTCGGTCGGGATCCTGTCGGCGCTGATGGGGATTGGGGGCGGAACCTTCGGCGTCAGCCTGATGACGCTGTGCGGCGTGGCGATCCACCGCGCGGTGGCAACGGCGGCCGGTTGGGGCGTTGCGATCGGCTTGCCCGGCGCGATTGCCGCAATCTTCGTCGGCTGGGGGCGTGACGGCCTGCCGCCTCTGTCGATGGGGTTCGTGAACCTGCCGGCATTTGCCCTGATTTCGGTGTTCACCGTGATGATGGCGCCGGTCGGCGCAGCGCTTGCGCACAAGCTGCCGGCCGACAACCTGCGCAAGCTGTTCGGTCTGTTGCTGGCTATCGTGGCGGCGCGGATGGTCTGGCAGGCGGCCGGCGGCTGA